The DNA segment CCGTAAGAGCCATTTCAACGTCCTCAATGCCTGGGCCGTTGTCTATGAAGCTTATCTTCAAGCCCTCGTGAGGGCTGCAGTCGGATTCGATGTGCATCTCGCCTTCCCTGGCGTAGACATATATATTGCGAGCAAGCTCGGAAACGGCCGTGGATATTCTTGTCTGGTCAACGAGTCCGAAACCCATCTCTCCGGCTTTTATCTTGGCGGTCGTCCTTGCCTTGACTATGTCGGATTCGTCCTTGATAGGAATGACTACTTTCGATATCGGCATCTTCACTCTACGCCTTTTCCATTCTTCTCTCTAAGGAGTTTTTCCATTAGCTCGTATCCGGTATCCAGATTAAGCGAGGTCTTAATGTCGCCGAGGGATAGGCCGAGTTCCACAAGTGTTATGGCGACCGCCGGTTTCATTCCGACTATTACGACCACTGCATCAAGGGTATCAGCCATGCGAGCGGTATCGGCCAGGGTGCGGCCGATGAAGGAATCCACCATCTCAAGCGCCGATATGTCGATTAGGACGCCCTTTGCCTGTGTTTGGTTGATGCGATTGAGAATATCCTGCTGAAGCTGTTCAGCCATCCTGTCGTGAAGGTCGGTTTGTATGGAGGCAAGCAGGTATTCCTTGAGACTGAGTATAGGTATTTCAGCAGCCTTATACATGCTGTTCCCCTGTTTCCTCAATAATTTTAAAGTTGAGATTTCTGAACGCCCACTTCAATCCCTCAGACAGATTGGAAAGCGTCTCGACTCCCTTGAGTTCTACTCCAAGGTGAACGATTGTCTGCGCGACCTCCGGCTTGATTCCCGTGATAACGCATTTTGCTCCAAGCAGTTGGACGGCCGAAACGGTCTTAAGCAGATGGTTGGCGACTGCGGAATCGACTGCTGGCACGCCCGTAATATCCAGTATCGCTATTCTTGTCTGGGTAAAAGCTATTTCCGTAAGCAGGCTTTCTGTCAAGCGCTGGGAGCGTCTCGTATCCAGAGCTCCTATTAAGGGAAGCACCAGAACCCGATCCCAGATCTTTATTATCGGCGTTGAAAGCTGTTCGATGGCCAGGCGCTGCTTTTCGATCAAGTCAAGCTTTTCCTCAAGTTCTTCCGCCCTTGTTTTGCTCTTCCTGAACTCCTCGCCAAGATCTGATATTAAAAGATTTATCCCCATTTCAACCGATGTGAGAAGGTCTGGAGATTTAGTATCTATGTCCAAGTTGGTGTCGAAATTACCGCCTGCGGCAATAGAAAGTATGGTTTCAATCCGTTCGATTCTTTCTTCAAGGTCTGCAATCTGAGTATTAGGTGGTTTGGCCATCGCGCCATCTCCTTTCTTAGATTGAGCTTTAGGTGTTATTTTCGATAAATCCAATTCTTCTAAAAAAAGGCTTGTACACTATTTTTTATTCAATTTTATTCAGAATAGACTGTATTTCAACATTATCTAATCTGGAGTTTCTTAAATCATTATTTTTATTTTGGTTATCTAACCAAAATAGAGCTTCTTGTTCAGTATTAAAAAAATCATAAATAAATTTACTTTCAGATGTTAATATTGATTCAAGAACGCTCTTGACAAGAGAATTATCAAATGCAGTCACGCCTGTAAATGCTATTTTTGTTATCTCAAGTTTTATCAATCCCCTGAAGAAGAGCTTAAGCTGGTTTCTCGCAAAGAAGCTTTCGTCAGCCTGGGAAAACTCGATGATGCATTGCCGTTTTCTTCGATTATAGAATAGCGATGCCGCTTGGATGAAGAATTCGGAGCACTCACGTTCCGACATCGTTCCAATGAATCTTGCATGAAGTGTGCTGGTTTTCGGTTTGAATGAAAGCTCATGCTTCATCTTCAACCCGTTATTAATTCCGGTTGCCCTGTTAGCCAATCTAAAGCCTCCTTTCTATTATCTAAGCTTTTGACTGAGTGTTTTCCTGCAGTCATCAAAGCTTTCGTTCCTTATCTTGCAGCTCCGACAAGGTCTTCTACAGAGAGCCATCTGATTGCTTCTCGTTCAGATTTGAAGAACTGGGTTTGCTTCGATTTGCCCATGGTTGCTATTGCGATTTTAGCTACCATTCGATTAAACGGAGACACTCCGACAACGCCTATTTTCTCGAATCCAATCCGGGTCGCCTGTTCGTTCATCCATGTGCGGAACTCCCTGGAAAGGCTCCTGCCCGGGCTCTCTGAAACATCGACCACTAAATAACGGTGAGTTCTGCCTTCGTAATACTCCTCAACAAGCTCAAGAAAGCTTGAAGCGTTGCGTATGTCGAATTTCCAATCCGAAGGAATTTTCATCCGAAGGAAATCGTTTTCTTCGTCATATTCAAGGATATGTTCCATTTTATAGACCTCTCATTCTACAAGGTTGAAGCGGACCCTTCATTAACTCCTTTGAGCCAGTGAACGGCTTCATCCTTTGATGCAAAGAATTTAAGAGTTTCCGGCCGGCCGATAACGCCCATTACTATCTTGGCGAGCATTCTCGTTATTGGCGACGCTCCTACAACGGCCATCCTGTTGTAGTAGATGCTTTTACCTTTTTCCTGGATAAATCTGCGTGTATCCCTGTCCATGTTCATGCTCGGTGTTTGAGTAAGATCAGCCAGAAGAAGGTTTGTCTCGCCTTTTTTTGCATTCTTCTCCAGCGCATCCACCAGTTCGCCGGCGTCATCACGCATTACCGGGCCAATGATATCAAGATGCACTATATCGGTCTTTGGATCGTATGAAATCTTATGTTCCATTATTTCCTCCTGTTTTATGGAGATTTGAATACTCTTCATCCTGTCTCGGTTTATTTTTATTTAAAAGTCTCAGGTTCAACGTTTTTGCGCTCAAGGCGCTCGAAGTCTTTATCCAGATACGAGCCTCCTCCTCAGTCTTAAAGAAGCCCGTATCTTTAGTTCTCCCCATGATGGAGGTGGCAATCTTTCCCAATATTCTTGTTGAGGGGTGGGGAGTTACCATCGCCATCTTGAGAACGCCTGAAGTAGTTCTGGGATCCTGCAGTATCTTTCGGACCTCCTTATCCAGCGAAGCAGAGAA comes from the bacterium genome and includes:
- a CDS encoding STAS/SEC14 domain-containing protein, with the protein product MEHKISYDPKTDIVHLDIIGPVMRDDAGELVDALEKNAKKGETNLLLADLTQTPSMNMDRDTRRFIQEKGKSIYYNRMAVVGASPITRMLAKIVMGVIGRPETLKFFASKDEAVHWLKGVNEGSASTL
- a CDS encoding anti-sigma regulatory factor, producing MPISKVVIPIKDESDIVKARTTAKIKAGEMGFGLVDQTRISTAVSELARNIYVYAREGEMHIESDCSPHEGLKISFIDNGPGIEDVEMALTDGFSTAGSMGKGLPGAKRLSDKMEILTEVGKGTTVIIEKWLRL
- a CDS encoding STAS domain-containing protein codes for the protein MAKPPNTQIADLEERIERIETILSIAAGGNFDTNLDIDTKSPDLLTSVEMGINLLISDLGEEFRKSKTRAEELEEKLDLIEKQRLAIEQLSTPIIKIWDRVLVLPLIGALDTRRSQRLTESLLTEIAFTQTRIAILDITGVPAVDSAVANHLLKTVSAVQLLGAKCVITGIKPEVAQTIVHLGVELKGVETLSNLSEGLKWAFRNLNFKIIEETGEQHV
- a CDS encoding STAS domain-containing protein → MYKAAEIPILSLKEYLLASIQTDLHDRMAEQLQQDILNRINQTQAKGVLIDISALEMVDSFIGRTLADTARMADTLDAVVVIVGMKPAVAITLVELGLSLGDIKTSLNLDTGYELMEKLLREKNGKGVE
- a CDS encoding STAS/SEC14 domain-containing protein encodes the protein MKHIIYFDETIPTIVIRVIGECSINDAEESVKAIEAIIEEQGKSSVIIDLRRFSASLDKEVRKILQDPRTTSGVLKMAMVTPHPSTRILGKIATSIMGRTKDTGFFKTEEEARIWIKTSSALSAKTLNLRLLNKNKPRQDEEYSNLHKTGGNNGT